A window of the Anticarsia gemmatalis isolate Benzon Research Colony breed Stoneville strain chromosome W, ilAntGemm2 primary, whole genome shotgun sequence genome harbors these coding sequences:
- the LOC142986014 gene encoding uncharacterized protein LOC142986014 has product MVGPTLQDSLFAILIRARQYKYLLTGDIEKMYRQVLVAENDRCLQRILWREGESQPITAYDLNTLTYGTASASYLSTRCLWQLGDEHNDDVIKRVIQKDFYVDDLITGADNDQDLRYIQRGVSEALRKGCFNLRKYKSNNPSIFENINLNQGNLTISESSSTLGLGWRPTSDTLFFPIKGFSLDKQATVTKRFVMSNSFKIFDPLGILSPVIIQPKIMLQKMWQQKLDWDDPVSSDLRDEWLNFTDNLKYLHSFQIPRLVLCDKPEFIELHSFSDASQCAYGACIYLKSVNRNGDTTIKLLCAKSKVSPIKPSTIPRLELCAALMAAKLCKSVLDSLRYNPGKLVHWCDSSVVLSWINNDPTKLKMFVANRVCEIVELTNASSWRYVPTALNPADLISRGMDAKRHFIIGRPLNALPLPALVEKDNNNRNRYKRLETIRQHFWQRWQKEYLSELQQRTKWRKDNAKLNVGDMVLLAEDNTPPLSWRLGRVLRLFPGPDGAARVAEVKTQRGCVRRPFTRLCPLPTADELQA; this is encoded by the exons atGGTAGGTCCGACTCTTCAAGACTCACTCTTTGCTATATTAATACGTGCTAGACAATACAAATACCTCTTAACTGGTGACATTGAAAAAATGTACCGTCAGGTCCTAGTAGCTGAAAACGATCGTTGTCTACAGCGTATTCTATGGCGTGAGGGTGAATCACAACCTATTACAGCGTACGACTTAAATACTCTCACCTATGGTACCGCAAGCGCTAGCTATTTAAGCACTCGTTGCCTATGGCAACTAGGCGACGAACATaatgatgacgtcatcaaacgcgtaatacaaaaagatttttacgTCGATGATTTGATAACGGGCGCAGATAATGATCAGGATTTACGCTACATCCAAAGAGGCGTTTCTGAAGCTCTAAGAAAGGGCTGTTTTAATTtgagaaaatataaaagtaataatccatctatttttgaaaatataaacttaaatcaAGGTAACTTAACTATTAGTGAATCATCAAGTACTCTTGGTTTAGGATGGAGACCAACCAGTGATACATTATTTTTCCCAATTAAAGGCTTTTCGCTTGATAAACAAGCGACAGTCACAAAACGATTTGTCATgtcaaattcttttaaaatttttgacccTCTAGGAATCTTGAGTCCGGTCATCATTCAACCTAAAATCATGTTACAAAAAATGTGGCAACAAAAATTAGATTGGGATGATCCAGTTAGTAGTGATTTGAGAGACGAATGGCTAAATTTTactgataatttaaaatatttacattcatttCAGATTCCTAGATTAGTGCTATGTGATAAGCCTGAATTCATAGAGTTACACTCGTTTAGTGACGCGTCACAATGTGCATATGGCGcatgtatttacttaaaatcAGTAAATCGTAATGGCGACACCACCATCAAACTATTATGCGCTAAGTCAAAGGTATCGCCTATAAAGCCAAGTACAATACCACGTTTGGAATTATGTGCTGCACTAATGGCCGCAAAACTTTGTAAATCTGTTTTAGATTCGCTACGGTACAACCCGGGAAAATTGGTGCACTGGTGTGATTCTAGTGTTGTTTTGAGTTGGATAAACAATGATCCaaccaaattaaaaatgttcgtGGCAAATCGTGTCTGCGAAATAGTTGAACTAACTAATGCATCATCGTGGCGTTATGTACCCACTGCACTGAACCCTGCAGATTTGATATCTAGGGGTATGGATGCAAAAA GGCACTTCATCATAGGCCGGCCGCTAAACGCGCTGCCTTTACCAGCCTTGGTAGAAAAAGACAACAACAATCGCAACAGATATAAGCGCCTTGAAACCATAAGGCAGCATTTCTGGCAGAGGTGGCAAAAGGAATATTTATCGGAGCTGCAGCAGCGAACGAAGTGGCGCAAGGACAATGCTAAGCTCAACGTTGGTGACATGGTACTGCTGGCGGAAGATAACACTCCTCCATTAAGCTGGCGCCTAGGTCGAGTTCTACGACTGTTCCCTGGACCAGATGGAGCAGCACGAGTCGCGGAAGTCAAAACTCAGCGAGGTTGCGTTCGCCGTCCGTTCACTCGTCTATGCCCGCTGCCCACCGCTGACGAACTACAGGCTTGA